The following are encoded together in the Acidobacteriota bacterium genome:
- a CDS encoding SPOR domain-containing protein gives MSREAYEAYEVTLSNTQIAAFVALLVLAVVGAFAAGVWWGQSKATDLAGVQEEEAPASEPALSVVEPPAAATEPEPAEVVRFFGVAGDEEAGAGGAAAAADAPSQAVGAALVVQVFSSADAQQAASVEQKLRADGHRAFLSPQTLDGQVMQRVRVGPFEDQAAAGAAAEQLAKQYGLETWITPNN, from the coding sequence GAAGCCTACGAAGCGTATGAGGTCACCCTCAGCAACACCCAGATTGCCGCGTTCGTAGCACTTCTGGTTCTGGCGGTAGTGGGCGCCTTCGCGGCGGGAGTCTGGTGGGGTCAGTCGAAAGCCACAGACCTCGCCGGAGTTCAGGAGGAGGAGGCGCCCGCCTCCGAACCGGCCCTGTCCGTGGTTGAACCGCCTGCCGCCGCGACGGAACCGGAGCCCGCCGAGGTCGTCCGTTTCTTCGGCGTGGCCGGCGATGAAGAAGCCGGCGCCGGCGGTGCCGCTGCCGCGGCCGACGCGCCGAGCCAGGCCGTGGGTGCCGCCCTGGTGGTCCAGGTGTTCTCGAGTGCCGATGCCCAGCAGGCGGCTTCGGTCGAGCAGAAGCTGCGGGCCGACGGCCACCGCGCCTTCCTGTCGCCGCAGACGCTGGACGGTCAGGTGATGCAGCGTGTACGGGTCGGGCCGTTCGAGGACCAGGCCGCCGCCGGGGCCGCCGCGGAGCAGCTCGCGAAACAGTACGGACTCGAGACCTGGATCACGCCGAACAACTGA
- the lnt gene encoding apolipoprotein N-acyltransferase: MLFRSLWFQLALSAGGGVWWAYCFDQRPGLLLPLAAAVPVFAIAAVPGGSVPPPAAGRRNPYAGGARTRHPGSLRRLLLGWLHGLVAWLVAVPWIASTLEIYGGLPGFASALLLGLLAIYLGLYHGLFCWLAGRLLARGDALSLLLAPAVWVALEWVRGLGPSGFPWNLLAYAWVDVPGALDATRWIGSWGLSFLVAATGFALFLLVDRERRRGAAAALVAVAAILSIARWTNLDRPPGNERRLDVAVVQPNIHMATAAMVDGGPDDQFADLASNQERLFALSREACEPGRLVVWPESAGWPYQVERDGAFAGDLEEVIAGGCSLLLNSARWDRSAPEERAFNAAYLLTPGSGRARRQTYDKMHLVPFGEYVPFGRHLPAVRQLARQAGGFSPGDEVRLLDADGAVLGVSICFEIVFPEQVAARVRRGANLLVTITNDSWYGRTWAPHQHLRPARFRAAENGRPLVRAAITGISAVIDRRGRVLADSPIDEAMVMRAQVVPLGGMTPFARAPLLVPLLCVALAGFAILRR; the protein is encoded by the coding sequence TTGCTGTTCCGGTCGCTCTGGTTTCAACTCGCCCTGAGTGCGGGCGGTGGGGTCTGGTGGGCGTACTGCTTCGATCAGCGGCCCGGGTTGCTGTTGCCGCTCGCCGCGGCGGTGCCCGTGTTCGCCATCGCCGCCGTACCGGGCGGTTCCGTTCCGCCGCCCGCGGCCGGTCGTCGGAACCCGTACGCGGGTGGCGCGCGGACGCGCCACCCGGGTTCATTGCGCCGCCTGTTGCTGGGGTGGTTGCATGGCTTGGTGGCGTGGCTGGTCGCGGTACCGTGGATCGCCAGCACGCTGGAGATCTACGGTGGTCTGCCCGGCTTCGCGTCGGCGCTGCTCCTGGGTCTGCTGGCGATCTACCTGGGGCTCTACCACGGCCTGTTCTGCTGGCTCGCGGGCCGGCTGCTCGCTCGCGGCGATGCGCTGTCCCTCCTGCTCGCGCCGGCGGTCTGGGTCGCTCTGGAGTGGGTTCGCGGGCTCGGCCCCTCAGGGTTCCCGTGGAACCTGCTCGCCTACGCCTGGGTGGACGTTCCCGGGGCTCTCGACGCGACCCGCTGGATCGGAAGTTGGGGCCTCTCGTTCCTGGTCGCCGCCACCGGTTTCGCCCTGTTTCTCCTCGTTGACCGGGAGAGGCGCCGCGGGGCGGCAGCGGCTCTGGTCGCGGTCGCGGCCATCCTCTCGATCGCGCGTTGGACCAACCTGGATCGGCCGCCCGGGAACGAGCGCCGCCTCGACGTGGCGGTGGTGCAGCCCAACATCCACATGGCGACCGCGGCAATGGTCGACGGAGGACCGGACGACCAGTTCGCCGACCTCGCCTCGAATCAGGAGCGGCTCTTCGCGCTCAGCCGCGAGGCCTGCGAACCCGGGCGACTCGTCGTCTGGCCCGAGAGCGCCGGCTGGCCGTACCAGGTGGAACGGGACGGCGCCTTCGCCGGCGATCTCGAGGAAGTCATCGCGGGTGGCTGCTCCCTGCTGCTCAACAGCGCGCGCTGGGACCGGTCGGCCCCGGAGGAGCGGGCGTTCAACGCGGCCTATCTGTTGACGCCCGGTTCGGGCCGCGCCCGGCGCCAGACCTACGACAAGATGCACCTCGTTCCCTTCGGCGAGTACGTGCCGTTCGGCCGCCATCTGCCGGCGGTACGCCAGTTGGCGCGCCAGGCCGGGGGTTTCTCGCCCGGCGACGAGGTTCGCCTCCTCGACGCGGACGGCGCCGTGCTGGGAGTGTCGATCTGCTTCGAGATCGTCTTCCCGGAGCAGGTTGCGGCCCGCGTGCGGCGCGGAGCGAACCTCCTCGTCACGATCACGAACGACTCCTGGTACGGCCGAACGTGGGCGCCCCACCAGCACCTGCGACCCGCCCGTTTCCGCGCGGCCGAGAACGGACGGCCGCTCGTCCGGGCCGCGATCACCGGCATCTCGGCCGTGATCGACCGGCGGGGACGGGTGCTGGCCGACTCACCGATCGACGAGGCGATGGTCATGAGGGCCCAGGTCGTTCCGCTTGGCGGCATGACTCCCTTCGCCCGCGCGCCGCTGCTCGTGCCTCTGCTTTGCGTGGCGCTCGCAGGCTTTGCCATACTGCGCCGATGA
- the prfB gene encoding peptide chain release factor 2 (programmed frameshift), with protein sequence MIAADANRSLSDLKNRLDGLRGIFDPAELEEQLAALDHEMQQPGFWDAPRKSAPLLRRRRALERRRKTLERLNADRDEIEAWLELLAEEALGAEDDAELGSFIDRVGRESTALDLELKLSGEDDDRSALLAIHPGEGGTDSQDWAEILLRMYLRWAEQSGFDVKLLERLDGEEAGLKSATVAVRGEYAFGRLRGESGVHRLVRISPFDAAKRRHTSFASVYAYPEVEDDIDIEVEDKDIRIDTFRSSGAGGQHVNVTDSAVRITHMPTGIVVSCQNERSQIKNRSMAMKILKARLYDREVQKRREEQAEREGQKMEIGFGSQIRSYVLHPYRMVKDHRTRLELSAVEKVLDGDLDPFIDAWLGQQLETPDADQS encoded by the exons ATGATTGCCGCTGACGCGAACCGCTCGCTCTCCGATCTGAAGAACCGTCTGGACGGCCTTCGG GGTATCTTTGACCCGGCGGAGCTCGAGGAGCAGCTTGCGGCACTCGATCACGAGATGCAGCAGCCGGGCTTCTGGGACGCGCCGAGGAAGAGCGCGCCGCTGCTGCGCCGTCGCCGCGCTCTCGAACGGCGGCGGAAGACTCTGGAACGGCTGAACGCCGACCGGGACGAGATCGAGGCCTGGCTCGAACTGCTGGCTGAGGAGGCCCTGGGCGCCGAGGACGACGCCGAACTCGGTTCCTTTATCGACCGGGTTGGGCGTGAATCGACGGCGCTCGACCTGGAACTCAAGCTCTCGGGGGAAGACGACGACCGCAGCGCCCTGCTCGCCATTCATCCCGGGGAGGGGGGTACGGATTCCCAGGACTGGGCCGAGATCCTCCTGCGGATGTACCTGCGATGGGCCGAGCAGAGCGGCTTCGACGTCAAGCTGCTGGAGCGACTGGACGGCGAAGAGGCGGGGCTCAAGAGCGCGACCGTGGCGGTTCGGGGCGAGTACGCCTTCGGCCGTTTGCGCGGCGAAAGCGGTGTCCATCGGCTGGTGCGCATCTCGCCCTTCGACGCGGCGAAGCGGCGCCACACGTCGTTTGCTTCCGTCTACGCGTACCCCGAAGTCGAAGACGACATCGACATCGAGGTCGAGGACAAGGACATCCGGATCGACACCTTCCGATCGTCCGGGGCCGGCGGCCAGCACGTGAACGTGACGGACTCCGCGGTGCGGATCACGCATATGCCCACCGGCATCGTCGTCAGTTGCCAGAACGAGCGCAGCCAGATCAAGAACCGCTCGATGGCGATGAAGATCCTGAAGGCGAGGCTCTACGACAGGGAAGTGCAGAAGCGACGCGAGGAACAGGCGGAACGCGAGGGCCAGAAGATGGAGATCGGCTTCGGTTCCCAGATCCGCAGCTATGTGCTGCACCCGTACCGCATGGTCAAGGACCACCGGACCAGGCTCGAGTTGTCGGCGGTGGAGAAGGTGCTCGACGGCGACCTCGATCCGTTCATCGACGCCTGGTTGGGCCAGCAGCTCGAAACTCCCGATGCCGACCAGTCCTAG
- a CDS encoding class I fructose-bisphosphate aldolase: protein MADIARIEELLGSEAESLLGHVCRGIPKDHLTVPGPDIVDRAFGPSDRNNRTLASLERLLGHGRLGGTGYVSILPVDQGIEHSGAASFAPNPIYFDPENIIRLAIEGGCNGVASTLGVLGSIGRRYAHRIPFIVKLNHNESLTYPHTYHQVLFSQVEQAWDLGATAVGATVYFGADVCREELVEIAECFQQAHELGMACILWCYLRNSAFVVDGVDYHDSADLTGQANHIGVTIEADIVKQKQATKNGGYPAVGFGKTHDLVYSDLVSDHPVDLVRWQVANCYMGRVGLINSGGSSGGAGDLAAAVRTAVINRRAGGQGLISGRKAFQRPMAEGVELLNHIQDVYLCEDLTIA from the coding sequence ATGGCCGATATCGCGCGCATCGAAGAGCTGCTGGGCAGTGAGGCGGAGAGCCTCCTCGGACACGTCTGCAGGGGAATCCCGAAGGACCACCTGACGGTGCCGGGGCCCGACATCGTCGACCGGGCGTTCGGTCCCTCCGACCGGAACAACCGCACCCTGGCGAGCCTGGAACGTCTGCTCGGCCACGGCCGTCTCGGCGGTACCGGCTACGTGTCGATCCTTCCCGTGGACCAGGGCATCGAGCACTCGGGAGCTGCTTCGTTCGCTCCGAACCCGATCTACTTCGATCCCGAGAACATCATTCGGCTGGCGATCGAGGGCGGTTGCAACGGCGTCGCCTCGACCCTGGGCGTGCTGGGTAGCATCGGTCGCCGCTACGCGCACCGGATCCCCTTCATCGTCAAGCTCAACCACAACGAGAGCCTGACGTACCCGCATACCTACCACCAGGTCCTCTTCTCGCAGGTCGAGCAGGCCTGGGATCTCGGCGCCACGGCGGTGGGCGCCACGGTGTACTTCGGCGCCGACGTGTGCCGCGAGGAACTGGTCGAGATCGCCGAGTGCTTCCAGCAGGCACACGAACTCGGCATGGCCTGCATTCTCTGGTGCTACCTCCGCAACAGCGCGTTCGTCGTCGACGGCGTCGACTACCACGACTCGGCGGATCTCACCGGGCAGGCGAACCACATCGGCGTGACGATCGAGGCGGACATCGTCAAGCAGAAGCAGGCGACCAAGAACGGCGGCTACCCGGCGGTCGGCTTCGGCAAGACCCATGACCTCGTCTACAGTGACCTGGTGTCCGACCACCCCGTCGACCTGGTGCGTTGGCAGGTCGCGAACTGCTACATGGGCCGGGTCGGTCTGATCAACTCCGGCGGTTCGTCAGGGGGCGCCGGCGACCTGGCGGCCGCTGTCCGGACTGCTGTGATCAACCGCCGCGCCGGCGGCCAGGGACTGATCTCCGGCCGCAAGGCGTTCCAACGGCCGATGGCGGAGGGCGTCGAACTCCTGAACCACATCCAGGACGTCTACCTCTGCGAGGACCTCACGATCGCGTAG
- a CDS encoding patatin-like phospholipase family protein, with protein MLTGGGARAAYQVGLVRHLAKRLPEFHFDVLTGVSAGAINASFLASHQGSAAEATEELSRIWLELTPDHVFRDDGWSLGGMVVRWLLNLASGGLRYRPEVRGLVDTSPLGGHLGEVLGADSGNGHVLPGIAKNLDRGRLDAVAVTTVEWSTGQTVTWVQGRDIETWERPKRRSERARLTLDHVLASASLPLIFPAVRIGDAWHGDGGVRLTSPLSPALHLGCDRLIAVSTRHEPLAPRTAAAAYPPPAQFAGVLLNAVFLDQLDQDANRMELVNGLLARMPESERGSLRLVDFVLLRPSEDLGQLAGRFEPRLPKAFRFMTRGLGTRDTKSPDLLSLLMFQPDYIRALIQVGEKDAEARHEEIADLLDGSPTRS; from the coding sequence GTGCTCACCGGCGGCGGCGCGCGGGCGGCCTACCAGGTCGGGCTGGTCCGGCACCTGGCGAAGCGGCTGCCTGAGTTTCACTTCGACGTGCTGACCGGTGTTTCGGCGGGCGCGATCAACGCTTCCTTCCTCGCCTCCCATCAGGGCAGCGCAGCCGAGGCAACGGAAGAACTGAGCCGGATCTGGCTTGAGCTGACGCCCGATCACGTGTTCCGGGACGATGGCTGGTCGCTGGGCGGCATGGTCGTCCGCTGGCTGCTGAACCTGGCTTCGGGTGGTCTGCGTTACCGGCCCGAGGTTCGCGGTCTGGTGGACACGTCGCCGCTGGGCGGGCACCTTGGCGAGGTGCTCGGCGCCGACTCAGGCAATGGCCACGTTCTGCCGGGAATCGCGAAGAACCTGGACCGCGGCCGTCTGGACGCGGTCGCCGTGACCACCGTCGAGTGGTCGACGGGGCAGACGGTCACCTGGGTTCAGGGCCGCGACATCGAGACCTGGGAACGGCCGAAGCGCCGCTCGGAGCGGGCGCGGCTGACGCTCGACCACGTGCTCGCCTCCGCCTCACTGCCGCTGATCTTTCCGGCGGTACGGATCGGCGACGCCTGGCATGGCGACGGCGGCGTCCGCCTGACCTCACCGCTGTCCCCGGCCCTGCACCTGGGCTGCGACCGCCTGATCGCAGTGTCCACGCGTCACGAGCCTCTGGCGCCCAGGACGGCTGCCGCCGCCTACCCGCCGCCGGCCCAGTTCGCGGGCGTGCTCCTCAACGCCGTGTTCCTGGACCAGCTCGACCAGGACGCGAACCGGATGGAACTCGTGAACGGCCTGCTGGCCCGGATGCCGGAGTCCGAACGAGGTTCGCTCCGCCTCGTCGACTTCGTGCTGCTGCGGCCCTCCGAGGACCTGGGGCAGCTCGCCGGCCGCTTCGAGCCCCGGCTGCCCAAGGCGTTCCGTTTCATGACCCGCGGTCTCGGCACCCGCGACACGAAGAGCCCCGACCTGCTGAGTCTGTTGATGTTCCAGCCCGACTACATCCGGGCTCTGATCCAGGTGGGCGAAAAGGACGCCGAAGCGCGTCACGAGGAGATCGCGGACCTGCTGGACGGATCGCCTACGCGATCGTGA
- the lipB gene encoding lipoyl(octanoyl) transferase LipB: MELGNAATIRSVYLGRVGYEAGVELQHRVRQSILDADSDAADTLLLLEHPPTYTVGRNCDRDDVLAAPEWLEQRGIAVAECDRGGRATYHGPGQLVGYPVMDLRPDRRNVRAYVRDLQEVLVRTLAAFGVAAVGGEQRERIGVWVGSRKIASIGIHLRRWVTTHGFALNVCTDLDDFAGILSCGFDAGVMTSIEELTGRRPGLEDVAWCCAENFAQVFERRLVSAEPAEMGFGPALRNARIHGDTRLREARPPES; this comes from the coding sequence ATGGAACTGGGCAACGCTGCAACGATCCGCTCGGTCTATCTGGGACGCGTGGGCTACGAGGCCGGCGTCGAGTTGCAGCACCGGGTCCGGCAGTCCATCCTGGACGCCGACTCCGATGCGGCCGACACGTTGCTCCTGCTCGAGCATCCGCCGACTTACACGGTGGGCCGGAACTGCGACCGCGACGATGTGCTGGCGGCGCCGGAGTGGCTCGAGCAGCGTGGAATCGCCGTCGCCGAATGCGACCGCGGGGGCCGAGCCACGTATCACGGTCCCGGCCAGCTCGTGGGCTACCCGGTCATGGATCTCCGGCCCGACCGCCGCAACGTCCGCGCCTACGTCCGCGACCTGCAGGAGGTGCTGGTCAGGACGCTTGCGGCGTTCGGCGTCGCTGCCGTGGGCGGCGAGCAACGGGAGCGTATCGGCGTCTGGGTCGGTAGCCGAAAGATCGCCTCGATCGGCATCCATCTTCGGCGCTGGGTCACCACGCACGGCTTTGCACTCAATGTCTGCACCGACCTGGACGACTTCGCCGGCATCCTCTCGTGCGGCTTCGATGCCGGTGTGATGACCTCGATCGAGGAACTCACGGGCCGCCGGCCCGGTCTGGAGGACGTCGCCTGGTGTTGCGCGGAGAACTTCGCGCAGGTTTTCGAGCGTCGTCTCGTCTCTGCGGAACCCGCCGAGATGGGCTTCGGGCCGGCGCTGCGCAACGCTAGGATCCATGGTGACACGCGGTTACGGGAGGCTCGGCCGCCCGAGTCGTAA
- the lipA gene encoding lipoyl synthase, with amino-acid sequence MDQLVAIGVRHGSAGASRLPRPDWLRIRLSTPEPYQRVRRLMEGLNLNTVCEEARCPNIYECWGEHGTATFMILGDTCTRRCGFCAVHTGRPAAGVDAGEPARVAEAATAMGLRHVVVTSVDRDDLPDGGAGHFADTIRAIRDQLPEAAVEVLTPDFRGVEDALDIVLAERPEVFSHNMETVPRLYRQARPGSSYERSLALLAEAAARRDSGGYEGRVKTGLMVGLGETTAELEATIRDIRSAGTEILTIGQYLQPSRDHLPVDRYVHPDEFARLRGFALCLGYSHCESGPLVRSSYHAHEHVARP; translated from the coding sequence ATGGACCAACTCGTCGCCATCGGCGTCCGGCACGGTTCGGCCGGCGCGTCCCGTTTGCCCAGGCCGGACTGGCTCCGCATCCGGCTGAGTACGCCGGAGCCCTACCAGCGTGTCCGCCGGCTGATGGAAGGGCTGAACCTGAACACGGTGTGCGAGGAGGCCCGCTGTCCCAACATCTACGAGTGTTGGGGCGAGCACGGAACGGCCACCTTCATGATCCTGGGCGACACCTGCACGCGCCGCTGCGGGTTCTGCGCCGTCCACACCGGCCGGCCTGCGGCCGGTGTCGACGCGGGCGAGCCGGCCCGGGTGGCGGAAGCCGCAACCGCCATGGGCCTCCGGCATGTCGTCGTCACCTCGGTGGATCGGGACGACCTTCCGGACGGCGGCGCCGGGCACTTCGCTGACACGATCCGTGCGATCCGGGACCAGCTTCCGGAGGCCGCGGTCGAGGTGTTGACCCCAGACTTTCGGGGCGTGGAGGATGCGCTCGACATCGTGCTCGCCGAGCGCCCCGAGGTCTTTTCGCACAACATGGAGACCGTTCCCCGGCTGTACCGGCAGGCGCGGCCCGGCAGCAGCTACGAGCGAAGCCTGGCGCTGCTGGCGGAGGCGGCGGCGAGGCGCGACAGTGGCGGCTACGAGGGCAGGGTGAAGACCGGTCTGATGGTCGGCCTCGGCGAGACGACGGCCGAGCTCGAAGCGACGATCCGGGACATCCGGTCAGCGGGAACCGAGATCCTGACCATCGGTCAGTATCTGCAGCCGTCCCGCGACCACCTGCCGGTCGACCGCTACGTGCATCCGGACGAGTTCGCCCGCCTGCGCGGCTTCGCTCTCTGCCTGGGCTATAGCCACTGCGAATCGGGTCCGCTCGTGCGCAGCAGCTATCACGCTCACGAGCACGTCGCCCGCCCCTGA
- a CDS encoding proline dehydrogenase family protein — MTVFSRVVGWSLPLMPPPLVRWAAAPYVAGDEPADALDCAAALNRRGLAGTLALLGEEIDSPELAAEGTGLYIDLVDALADRGLDCNVSVKLTLLGLKVSRSLCRDHLFELVMRAEARGNFVRIDMEDHTCTTATLDLYREAVAASRTRAAVGGPTGSGAGGDAVGVVLQAYLHRTLADIAALPEGANVRLCKGIYVEPPSVAIQDYGRVRRNFLAALEALFDRGAYVGIATHDDYLLRESAAMIERRGLAGDRYEFQMLLGVTEERRDRLARAGHRVRIYVPYGRQWYAYSTRRLRENPSIAGHVARAFLLRLIRGQTSAAR; from the coding sequence GTGACCGTCTTCTCACGGGTGGTCGGCTGGTCCCTGCCGCTGATGCCGCCGCCGCTGGTGCGCTGGGCGGCCGCGCCCTACGTGGCCGGCGACGAGCCGGCGGACGCCCTCGACTGCGCCGCCGCGCTCAACCGCCGCGGACTCGCCGGTACCCTGGCGCTGCTGGGCGAAGAGATCGACAGCCCGGAACTCGCCGCCGAAGGAACGGGCCTCTACATCGACCTGGTCGACGCGCTCGCCGACCGCGGTCTCGACTGCAACGTGTCGGTCAAGCTCACGCTCCTGGGCCTCAAGGTCTCCCGCTCCCTCTGCCGCGATCACCTCTTCGAGCTCGTGATGCGGGCCGAAGCCCGCGGGAACTTCGTCCGAATCGACATGGAGGACCACACCTGCACCACGGCCACGCTGGACCTGTATCGGGAGGCTGTGGCCGCTTCGCGAACGCGTGCCGCGGTCGGGGGACCGACAGGTTCCGGCGCCGGTGGCGACGCGGTCGGCGTGGTGCTCCAGGCCTACCTGCACCGCACGCTCGCCGACATCGCGGCGCTGCCCGAGGGCGCCAACGTGCGTCTGTGCAAGGGCATCTACGTCGAGCCGCCAAGCGTGGCGATCCAGGATTACGGCAGGGTGCGCAGGAACTTCCTGGCGGCCCTCGAGGCCCTGTTCGACCGTGGCGCGTACGTCGGCATCGCCACCCACGACGACTACCTGCTGCGGGAATCGGCGGCGATGATCGAGCGCCGCGGTCTGGCGGGTGACCGCTACGAGTTCCAGATGCTGCTCGGGGTGACCGAGGAGCGTCGCGACCGGCTGGCGAGGGCCGGGCACCGCGTGCGAATCTACGTGCCCTACGGCCGGCAGTGGTACGCGTACTCGACGCGCCGGCTGCGCGAGAACCCGAGCATCGCCGGCCATGTGGCGCGGGCGTTCCTCCTGCGCCTGATTCGAGGGCAGACGAGCGCCGCCCGCTAA
- the proC gene encoding pyrroline-5-carboxylate reductase — translation MTASIDRDAARSGETRVAVIGAGEMGRTLIGGWLDAGAVAAESIFATAGHRERIAAVGERFGIEGAVDNRRAAEFGDIVLLAVKPQTADLVLQEIGDLLHPGQVLVSILASVKTSYIEDRVPAEVPVVRAMPNTPSRVAAGMTALSPGRFASADHVAQAERLFLPLGRTVVADEKHMDAITGLSASGPAFLYIVIEALAEGGVKAGLPRKMAIELAAQTCLGAGKMVIDTERHPALLKDEVTTPAGCTVDGILRLEEGGLRVTLIKAIIEAAARARELVPDE, via the coding sequence GTGACTGCGAGTATCGACAGGGACGCTGCCCGGAGCGGCGAAACCCGCGTCGCCGTGATCGGCGCGGGCGAGATGGGCCGGACGTTGATCGGCGGCTGGCTGGATGCCGGCGCCGTCGCCGCGGAGTCCATCTTTGCCACCGCCGGGCACAGGGAGCGGATCGCCGCCGTGGGCGAGAGGTTCGGGATCGAGGGCGCGGTCGACAACCGCCGCGCCGCCGAGTTCGGCGACATCGTTCTGCTGGCGGTCAAGCCGCAGACGGCGGACCTTGTGCTTCAGGAGATCGGCGACCTGCTCCATCCGGGCCAGGTCCTCGTCTCGATCCTCGCTTCGGTCAAGACGTCCTACATCGAGGATCGGGTGCCGGCCGAGGTTCCGGTTGTGCGCGCGATGCCGAACACGCCGAGCCGGGTCGCTGCCGGCATGACCGCGCTGTCGCCGGGCCGTTTCGCGTCCGCCGACCACGTGGCGCAGGCGGAACGCCTGTTCCTGCCGCTCGGGCGCACCGTGGTGGCCGACGAGAAACACATGGACGCGATCACCGGGCTGTCGGCTTCGGGCCCGGCGTTCCTTTACATCGTGATCGAGGCGCTGGCCGAAGGCGGCGTCAAGGCGGGGCTGCCGCGGAAGATGGCGATCGAACTCGCGGCCCAGACGTGCCTCGGCGCCGGCAAGATGGTGATCGACACGGAGCGGCACCCGGCCCTGCTCAAGGACGAGGTGACGACGCCGGCGGGCTGCACCGTCGACGGCATTCTGCGCCTGGAGGAGGGCGGCCTCCGCGTGACGCTGATCAAGGCGATCATCGAGGCGGCCGCACGCGCCCGCGAACTGGTGCCCGACGAGTAG
- the recN gene encoding DNA repair protein RecN: MLRSLHVRNLAVIERAELEFGPGLNVVTGETGAGKSLVVDSLSLLAGGRASSEMIRTGAGTLAVSGVFEPSGAVWRGQLEEAGVPADGDELLVRREVTREGRNRVFVNDHPVTARLLSTVAHGLIRIFGQRDELGMLSADLQRAWLDRSGGDSLAALVESCREAHVAYREAADRLERLSMDDQLRQERIDLLKFQTAEIDAARLLPSEDEELRAEREVLRHAEAIAGALHRAIALLSEDELAVDGRVAQAGNALSEISRWQPEAESWVEILTGIGATVNDVSQELRTRAAGCESDPARLNQIEERLSVIERLTRKHGGSSSDVLEHGRRLSEELLELETADVRREEVEQEAAARLSEYARRAETLSAARREQAGALEREVLGHLLDLAFERAVFEVEVARELRAGSPLEVDGERVAFDAEGVDRVNYRFSANPGEDPRPLSRVASGGELARLFLALQTAVRGGGPAEGSTLVFDEVDSGVGGAEAAIVGRKLQRLAAGGQILAVTHLPQVASRGNLHLEVRKEVHAGRTRVDVHRLEHERRIEEVARMLAGEEVTDASRSAAAELLAAGSAV; this comes from the coding sequence ATGCTTCGCTCCCTGCACGTCCGGAACCTGGCCGTGATCGAACGGGCGGAGCTCGAGTTCGGGCCCGGGCTGAACGTTGTCACCGGCGAGACGGGAGCGGGCAAGTCCCTGGTCGTCGATTCGCTCTCGCTGCTCGCGGGGGGGCGCGCGAGTTCGGAGATGATTCGCACGGGCGCCGGCACGCTGGCGGTCAGCGGCGTCTTCGAGCCCTCGGGCGCCGTCTGGCGCGGTCAGCTCGAAGAGGCCGGCGTGCCGGCCGACGGCGACGAGCTCCTGGTTCGCCGCGAGGTCACCCGGGAGGGACGGAACCGGGTGTTCGTCAACGACCATCCGGTCACGGCGAGGCTGCTCTCGACTGTCGCCCACGGTCTGATCCGCATCTTCGGCCAGCGGGACGAACTCGGCATGTTGTCGGCCGATCTCCAGCGGGCCTGGCTCGACCGCTCCGGCGGCGACTCGCTGGCGGCACTGGTCGAGTCCTGCCGCGAGGCCCACGTCGCGTACCGCGAGGCTGCCGACCGGCTCGAGCGGCTCTCCATGGACGACCAGCTTCGCCAGGAACGGATCGACCTCCTCAAGTTCCAGACCGCGGAGATCGACGCCGCGCGCCTGCTGCCCAGCGAGGACGAAGAGCTGCGAGCCGAGCGCGAGGTGCTCCGCCACGCCGAGGCGATCGCGGGTGCGCTCCACCGGGCGATCGCGCTGCTCAGCGAGGACGAACTGGCGGTTGACGGTCGAGTCGCGCAGGCCGGAAACGCGCTCTCGGAGATTTCGCGCTGGCAGCCGGAGGCCGAGTCCTGGGTCGAGATCCTGACTGGGATCGGCGCGACCGTGAACGACGTCTCCCAGGAGCTACGGACCCGGGCGGCTGGCTGCGAGTCGGACCCGGCTCGTCTGAACCAGATCGAGGAGCGGTTGAGCGTGATCGAGCGTCTGACCCGCAAGCACGGCGGTAGCAGCTCGGATGTCCTGGAGCACGGCCGCCGCCTGTCGGAGGAGCTCCTCGAGCTGGAAACGGCCGATGTGCGCCGGGAGGAAGTGGAGCAGGAGGCCGCCGCGCGCCTCTCCGAGTACGCCCGGCGGGCCGAGACGCTCTCGGCCGCCCGGCGCGAGCAAGCCGGCGCTCTCGAGCGTGAGGTCCTCGGTCATCTCCTGGACCTGGCGTTCGAACGGGCGGTGTTCGAGGTCGAGGTCGCCCGGGAACTTCGGGCCGGCAGCCCGCTCGAAGTCGATGGCGAGCGGGTCGCTTTCGACGCCGAGGGCGTCGACCGGGTCAACTACCGGTTCAGCGCGAATCCGGGGGAGGATCCGCGGCCCCTGTCCCGGGTCGCTTCCGGCGGCGAACTCGCGCGCCTGTTCCTGGCGCTTCAGACCGCGGTTCGGGGCGGCGGTCCGGCCGAGGGATCGACCCTCGTGTTCGACGAAGTGGACTCCGGCGTCGGCGGCGCGGAGGCCGCGATCGTCGGGCGCAAGCTCCAGCGCCTCGCCGCCGGCGGCCAGATCCTGGCGGTGACCCACCTGCCCCAGGTGGCGTCCCGCGGCAACCTCCACCTCGAAGTCAGGAAGGAGGTCCACGCCGGCCGGACCCGAGTCGACGTCCACCGCCTTGAGCACGAACGCCGCATCGAAGAAGTCGCCCGCATGCTCGCCGGAGAAGAAGTCACGGACGCCTCCCGCTCGGCGGCCGCCGAACTGCTCGCGGCGGGATCGGCGGTGTAG